The following DNA comes from Streptomyces pristinaespiralis.
CGCGGCGGCCATCGTCGCCTGCATCAGTGCGCTGGTGACGACGGTCGAGGCGGGGGCGAACGGCGCTTCGATGCTCTCGTGGGTCAGCTCGGCGTCGCCGACGGCGATGTGGGAGTCGAGCACGATGTCGCAGTGGTCCTTGAGGAACGTGCCGGAGGCGTGGCGGGACTTCGTCTCCGTGGCGTAGGCGACCGAGGTCACGCCGATGACCGTGAGGCCGAGGGCGCGGGCGTTCATGGCCATCTCGACGGGCAGTGCGTTGCGGCCCGAGAGGGAGATGATCACGAGGAGGTCGCCGGCCTGTGCCGGGCTGGAGTCGAGCACCGCGGCCGCGAGGCCGTCGACGCGTTCGAGCGCGGAGCCGAGCGTGGCCGGTACGACGTCGACGCCGACGACGCCGGGGACGGCGAGCAGGTTCATCACGGCGAGGCCGCCGGCCCGGTAGACGACGTCCTGCGCGGCGAGAGAGGAGTGGCCGGCGCCGAACGCGAAGAGCCGGCCGCCCGCTTCGACGGTGTCGGCGACGGCCTTGCCCGCGGCCGCGATGCTCCGGGACTCCTCGTCCCGCACCTGCTGAAGCAGACCGATCGCGGCGTCGAAGAACTGACCGGCCAGCTTGCTCTCGCTCATCGCCGAGCCCTTTCCGCAGGGGTGGGGGAATACCGGTGGTACCCGTGTCGCGGATCACGTTGCGGTCCGGACCATTCCCCTGTCAATACGGCCCGGGCCCGGGGCGGCACGGTTGTCGGCGGGATGCGCAAGAATTGACCTGGGGCCAGCGAACGACTGATTTCAAGTCACAGCATCGAGGGGCACGTATGTCCGGACTGATCGACACGACGGAGATGTATCTCCGCACCATCCTCGAGCTCGAGGAGGAAGGTGTGGTGCCCATGCGGGCCCGTATCGCGGAGCGGCTCGACCAGAGCGGTCCGACGGTCAGCCAGACCGTGGCGCGCATGGAGCGCGACGGTCTGGTGACGGTGGCCGGCGACCGGCATCTGGAACTGACCGGCGAAGGCCGGCAGCTGGCCACACGCGTGATGCGCAAGCACCGGCTCGCCGAGTGTCTGCTCGTCGACGTGATCGGGCTGGAGTGGGAGCAGGTCCACGCGGAGGCCTGCCGCTGGGAGCACGTGATGAGCGAGGCGGTGGAGCGGCGGGTGCTGGAGCTGCTGCGTCACCCGACGGAGTCGCCGTACGGGAATCCGATCCCGGGGCTCGAGGAGCTGGGGGAGAAGGCGGAGGCCGACCCGTTCCTGGACGACAGCATGGTCTCCCTGGCCGAGCTGGACCCGGGCGCGGACGGCAAGACGGTGGTCGTGCGGCGGATCGGTGAGCCGATCCAGACCGACGCCCAGCTGATGTACACGCTGCGGCGTGCGGGCGTGCAGCCCGGTTCCGTGGTGAGCGTGACCGAGTCGGCGGGCGGTGTGCTCGTGGGCAGCAGCGGTGAGGCGGCGGAGCTGGACGCGGAGGTGGCGTCGCACGTGTTCGTCGCGAAGCGCTGACGGCTGCGCCGAGGTCGGTGCCGGCTGTGTGCGGCACACCTGTGCCGACACACGTTTGCCGACACCTGTGGTGATGACCACGCGGGCGTCTGTGCGAATGTCCGCACAGACGCCCGCGTCGGCGTCTCGCGGCGCCGGCGTGCTGTGACCCCGGCGTCCTGCGGCGCCGGCGTGCTGCGGCGCCGGCGTGCTGTGACTCCGGCGTCCTGCGGCGCCGGCGCCGCGGTGCGCGCCCGCCTCGAGGTGCGGCTGCTGCGTCCGGACCGGTCCCGTCGCCTCGCCGGAGGGGGCGGGGCCGGTCCGTTTTTTCACATGGATGAAACCGTTTTCCGTCCGGAATGGCAGCGGCCGGGGGAATCGCGTGCCACTCTGAGGCGGAGGCATATGACCACGGCCGGGGGGTGGGGACCCCCACCGAGGGCAGGGGAGGGATCCGGTGATGCGCCCGTCGTACGCCCCGCGCGTGAACCGGCGCGGACGCCCGCGCGGGCTTCCGGGCGCCTCCCTGCGCTGCCGCTTCTGCGGGGACCCACTGACAGGAAGGGGTCCCGGCGCCCGAGGGCGCCGGGACCTGTCCTCCCCTGTGCTGACCCGGAGCCCCGAGCTCCCAGGGTCAATCCCCACGGACCGTTTTTCCCCGAGCGGTCCGCCTCCCGCAGAAGATCTCCCCTCGGCAGCGCGAGTCAATCCCGGTATGTGGTCACTCGAACGAGCGGTGTTGCGTGGCAGAACCGCGTTTTCGAATACAAGTTCGATACTCTGACGGAGTTCCACACGGGGCTCACACGAGCCAGTCCTACTCGGGGGAGAGAAGGGGGTGCCAGGGCCGATGGTGCGGCGCATCGACGTGACCGGAGCAGGTGGCGTACGCCTGGCTGCCTGGGAGTTCGCGGACCCGCCCAAGGGCCGCGCGGAAGGGGACACCACCCCGGGGGTCTTATTGCTCCACGGCCTGATGGGCCGGGCATCGCACTGGGCCTCGACGGCCCGGTGGCTCTCCGAGCGGCACCGCGCGGTCGCACTCGACCAGCGGGGCCACGGCCGCAGTGACAAGCCCGCGGAAGGGCCGTACACCCGCGACGCGTACGTGGCCGACGCCGAGGCCGCGATCGAACAGCTCGGTCTCGCGCCCGTGACCCTGATCGGTCACGCGATGGGCGCACTCACCGCCTGGCAGCTCGCGGCCAAGCGCCCGGACCTGGTCCGGGCCCTGATCATCTGCGACATGCGGGCCTCCGCGCTCGGCGCCGCGTCGCAGCGCGAGTGGGAGGAGTGGTTCCGCTCCTGGCCCGTCCCGTTCGCGACCCTGGCGGACGTCCGCAAGTGGTTCGGTGAGGACGACCCCCGGGTCGAGCGGCCGAACCCGGCCCGCGGCGAGTTCTTCGCGGAGGTCATGGCGGAGCGGGCCGACGGCTGGCGCCCGGTGTTCTCCCGCCGGCAGATGCTCACGTCACGCGAGACGTGGGTCCACGACGCCCACTGGGAGGAGCTGGCCCAGGTCCGCTGCCCCACGCTGGTGGTCCGCGGACTCGACGGCGAACTGGGCCGCGCGGAGGCCCAGGAGATGGTCCGCGTGCTGCCCCGAGGCCAGTACGGCGAGGTGTCCGACGCGGGCCACCTGGTCCACTACGACTGCCCCTCCGGCTGGCGGACGGCGATCGAGCCTTTCCTGGACGGGGTCCTGACGCCGTGACAGCCCTCGGTCCGCCCGC
Coding sequences within:
- a CDS encoding SIS domain-containing protein; translated protein: MSESKLAGQFFDAAIGLLQQVRDEESRSIAAAGKAVADTVEAGGRLFAFGAGHSSLAAQDVVYRAGGLAVMNLLAVPGVVGVDVVPATLGSALERVDGLAAAVLDSSPAQAGDLLVIISLSGRNALPVEMAMNARALGLTVIGVTSVAYATETKSRHASGTFLKDHCDIVLDSHIAVGDAELTHESIEAPFAPASTVVTSALMQATMAAAAEQLAERGIEPPLLRSGNVDGGHEWNGRVMSEYRDRIFYRH
- a CDS encoding metal-dependent transcriptional regulator, with translation MSGLIDTTEMYLRTILELEEEGVVPMRARIAERLDQSGPTVSQTVARMERDGLVTVAGDRHLELTGEGRQLATRVMRKHRLAECLLVDVIGLEWEQVHAEACRWEHVMSEAVERRVLELLRHPTESPYGNPIPGLEELGEKAEADPFLDDSMVSLAELDPGADGKTVVVRRIGEPIQTDAQLMYTLRRAGVQPGSVVSVTESAGGVLVGSSGEAAELDAEVASHVFVAKR
- a CDS encoding alpha/beta fold hydrolase, coding for MVRRIDVTGAGGVRLAAWEFADPPKGRAEGDTTPGVLLLHGLMGRASHWASTARWLSERHRAVALDQRGHGRSDKPAEGPYTRDAYVADAEAAIEQLGLAPVTLIGHAMGALTAWQLAAKRPDLVRALIICDMRASALGAASQREWEEWFRSWPVPFATLADVRKWFGEDDPRVERPNPARGEFFAEVMAERADGWRPVFSRRQMLTSRETWVHDAHWEELAQVRCPTLVVRGLDGELGRAEAQEMVRVLPRGQYGEVSDAGHLVHYDCPSGWRTAIEPFLDGVLTP